Proteins from a single region of Sinorhizobium alkalisoli:
- the ntrX gene encoding two-component system response regulator NtrX: MAADILVVDDEEDIREIVSGILSDEGHETRTAFDSDSALAAINDRVPRLVFLDIWMQGSRLDGLALLDEIKDRHPDLPVVMISGHGNIETAVSAIKRGAYDFIEKPFKADRLILIAERALENSKLKREVSELKKRSGDPVELIGTSVAVSQLRQTIEKVAPTNSRIMILGPSGSGKELVARMIHRKSTRSAGPFVALNAGAITPDRMEIALFGTEGTAGQPRRTGALEEAHGGILYLDEIGEMPRETQNKILRVLVDQQFERVGGSKRVKVDVRIISSTAYNLENMIADGLFREDLYHRLAVIPVRVPALAERREDIPFLVDMFMRQVSEQAGIRPRKIGEDALAVLQAHDWPGNIRQLRNNIERLMILARSDGPETPISADMLPNEVGDTLPKISAQGDQHIMTLPLREAREMFERDYLIAQINRFGGNISRTAEFVGMERSALHRKLKSLGV, encoded by the coding sequence ATGGCGGCTGATATTCTGGTTGTGGACGATGAGGAAGACATCCGCGAGATCGTCTCCGGCATACTGTCGGACGAGGGCCATGAGACGCGGACGGCTTTCGACAGCGACAGTGCGCTTGCGGCGATCAACGACCGGGTGCCGCGGCTCGTTTTTCTGGACATCTGGATGCAGGGCAGCCGGCTCGACGGTTTGGCCCTTCTTGACGAGATCAAGGACCGCCATCCGGATCTGCCGGTGGTGATGATTTCCGGCCACGGCAACATCGAAACAGCAGTTTCAGCGATCAAGCGCGGTGCCTATGACTTCATCGAGAAGCCATTCAAGGCGGACCGTCTGATTCTCATCGCGGAGCGCGCGCTCGAAAATTCCAAGCTCAAGCGTGAAGTTTCGGAACTGAAGAAGCGGTCCGGCGATCCGGTGGAACTGATCGGCACCTCGGTGGCGGTCTCGCAATTGCGCCAGACGATAGAAAAGGTGGCGCCCACCAACAGCCGCATCATGATCCTTGGCCCCTCCGGCTCCGGAAAGGAACTCGTGGCGCGGATGATCCACCGCAAATCGACGCGTTCCGCCGGGCCCTTCGTGGCGCTGAATGCCGGCGCGATCACGCCCGACAGGATGGAGATCGCCCTCTTCGGCACGGAGGGGACGGCGGGCCAGCCGCGCCGGACCGGCGCGCTCGAAGAGGCGCATGGCGGCATCCTCTATCTGGATGAAATCGGCGAGATGCCCCGGGAGACGCAAAACAAAATCCTGCGCGTCCTCGTCGATCAGCAGTTCGAGCGGGTCGGCGGCTCCAAGCGCGTCAAGGTGGACGTGCGTATCATTTCATCCACCGCCTACAATCTCGAGAACATGATCGCCGATGGGCTTTTCCGCGAGGACCTGTATCACCGCCTGGCCGTCATACCGGTGCGCGTCCCGGCGCTGGCCGAGCGTCGCGAGGATATACCCTTCCTGGTCGATATGTTCATGCGCCAGGTGAGCGAGCAGGCCGGCATCCGGCCGCGCAAGATCGGCGAGGACGCGCTTGCCGTGCTGCAGGCGCATGACTGGCCTGGCAACATCCGGCAACTGCGCAACAATATCGAGCGTCTGATGATTCTCGCCCGCAGCGACGGACCGGAGACGCCGATCTCTGCCGACATGCTGCCGAACGAGGTGGGTGACACGCTTCCGAAGATTTCCGCCCAGGGCGATCAGCACATCATGACCCTGCCATTGCGCGAGGCTCGCGAAATGTTCGAGCGCGATTATCTGATCGCCCAGATCAATCGGTTTGGCGGCAACATCTCGCGCACCGCCGAGTTCGTCGGCATGGAGCGTTCGGCGCTGCACCGCAAGCTGAAATCCCTGGGCGTCTGA
- a CDS encoding D-amino-acid transaminase yields the protein MPRFAYVNGSYVRHQEAAVHVEDRGYQFADGVYEVCEVRHGFIVDLRRHMDRLDRSLNELRIAWPMSRMALVQVIREVLRRNRVRNGLFYLQVTRGVARRDHVFPAKDTPPSIVVTAKRTDAAAIARKNAEGISAITVPENRWDRVDIKTVGLLPNVLARQRAREQGSQEAIFVDADGMVKEGAATNVWIVDGEGSLRTRPAEHGILRGITRTTLMEVAKTLGLKVEERAFSVEEMLAAREVFITAATSICFPVVAVDGRSIGNGHPGNIAQNIRDAFFAVAEKTLI from the coding sequence ATGCCGAGATTTGCCTATGTCAACGGTTCCTATGTGCGCCATCAGGAGGCGGCGGTCCATGTGGAGGATCGCGGCTATCAGTTCGCCGACGGCGTCTATGAGGTCTGCGAGGTGCGGCACGGCTTCATCGTCGATCTTCGCCGCCATATGGATCGCCTGGACCGATCGTTGAATGAGCTTCGCATTGCCTGGCCGATGAGCCGGATGGCGCTGGTGCAGGTTATTCGCGAGGTGCTGCGCCGGAACCGGGTGCGCAATGGGCTCTTCTATCTGCAGGTGACGCGCGGGGTCGCACGCAGGGACCACGTCTTTCCGGCAAAGGACACGCCGCCGTCGATCGTCGTCACGGCTAAGCGGACGGACGCCGCTGCCATTGCCCGAAAGAATGCCGAGGGAATCTCCGCGATTACGGTGCCGGAAAACCGCTGGGACCGGGTCGACATCAAGACCGTGGGCCTTCTCCCGAATGTGCTTGCCCGCCAGCGGGCCAGGGAGCAGGGCTCGCAGGAGGCGATCTTCGTCGACGCCGATGGCATGGTGAAAGAGGGCGCGGCAACGAATGTGTGGATCGTCGATGGCGAGGGTAGCCTGCGCACCCGACCGGCGGAACACGGCATCCTGCGCGGAATTACCCGAACCACCCTGATGGAGGTCGCGAAGACACTGGGCCTGAAGGTCGAAGAGCGGGCGTTCTCGGTCGAGGAAATGCTCGCGGCACGAGAAGTCTTCATCACCGCCGCTACGAGCATCTGCTTTCCCGTCGTGGCGGTCGACGGGAGGAGCATCGGCAATGGCCACCCCGGAAATATAGCACAGAATATACGTGACGCTTTTTTCGCCGTTGCGGAAAAGACATTGATTTGA
- the trkA gene encoding Trk system potassium transporter TrkA, which yields MKVIICGAGQVGFGIAERLSQEDNDVSVIDTSAELIAHITETLDVRGYVGHGAHPDVLARAGADQADMIIAVTLYDEVNIVACEVAHAIFNVPTKVARIRAQSYLAPEYSDLFSRENVPIDVSISPEIEVGRLVLRRISFPGATDVVRFAEDRIAMIAIECMEDCPVVDTPLQQLSQLFPDLMATVTGIFRDGELIIPHSSDQLQTGDLAYVICDRDHTRRTLALFGHEEQEARRIVILGGGNIGYFVARTIEEQQPRMRVKLIESDRSRAVLIADKLNNTVVLQGSAMEQRILTQADVQDADLVVALTNSDQINILGSMMAKRLGAKSTLVLINEPAYQGFSTAAGVDAYINPRAVTISRVLQHVRKGRIRSVYAVQNGVAEVIEAEALETSPLVGRALRELELPGGIRIGALYRDKMFIRPDGNTRIKAKDRVVLLAAASAVRDVEQLFRVSIQYF from the coding sequence ATGAAGGTAATCATTTGCGGGGCAGGGCAGGTCGGCTTCGGCATTGCCGAGCGGCTGTCGCAGGAAGACAACGACGTCTCGGTCATCGATACGTCGGCCGAGCTCATCGCCCATATCACCGAAACGCTCGACGTGCGCGGCTATGTCGGGCACGGCGCGCATCCGGACGTGCTCGCGCGGGCCGGTGCCGACCAGGCGGACATGATCATTGCCGTGACGCTCTATGACGAGGTGAATATCGTCGCTTGCGAAGTGGCGCATGCGATCTTCAACGTGCCGACGAAGGTTGCCCGCATCCGCGCCCAGAGCTATCTCGCGCCGGAATATTCCGATCTGTTCTCTCGCGAGAACGTGCCGATCGACGTCTCGATTTCGCCGGAGATCGAAGTCGGGCGTCTCGTCTTGCGCCGCATCTCCTTTCCCGGCGCGACCGATGTGGTACGCTTCGCCGAGGATCGCATCGCGATGATCGCGATCGAATGCATGGAGGATTGCCCGGTCGTCGACACGCCGTTGCAGCAATTGAGCCAGCTTTTCCCGGACCTCATGGCGACCGTCACCGGCATTTTCCGCGACGGCGAACTGATCATTCCGCATTCGTCCGATCAGTTGCAGACGGGCGATCTCGCCTATGTCATTTGTGATCGCGATCACACCCGCCGCACGCTCGCGCTCTTCGGCCATGAAGAGCAGGAGGCGCGGCGGATCGTCATTCTCGGCGGCGGCAACATCGGCTATTTCGTTGCCCGCACGATCGAGGAGCAGCAGCCGCGCATGAGGGTCAAGCTCATCGAGAGCGACCGCAGCCGCGCCGTGCTCATCGCGGACAAGCTGAACAACACGGTCGTCCTGCAAGGCTCGGCGATGGAGCAGCGAATCCTGACGCAGGCGGATGTCCAGGATGCCGACCTCGTGGTGGCGCTCACCAACAGCGACCAGATCAACATTCTCGGCAGCATGATGGCAAAGCGCCTGGGTGCGAAGTCGACCCTCGTGCTGATCAACGAGCCGGCCTATCAGGGTTTCTCCACCGCAGCCGGCGTCGATGCCTATATCAATCCGCGTGCGGTGACGATCTCGCGCGTCTTGCAGCATGTGCGGAAGGGGCGCATCCGCTCGGTCTATGCCGTGCAAAACGGCGTGGCCGAGGTGATCGAGGCGGAAGCGCTGGAGACCTCGCCGCTCGTCGGCAGGGCTCTGCGCGAGCTTGAACTTCCCGGTGGCATCCGCATTGGCGCGCTCTACCGCGACAAGATGTTCATACGACCGGACGGCAACACGCGGATAAAGGCGAAAGATCGCGTTGTCCTCCTTGCCGCGGCAAGCGCAGTGCGCGACGTCGAGCAGCTTTTCCGCGTAAGCATCCAATATTTTTGA